The Lycium ferocissimum isolate CSIRO_LF1 chromosome 10, AGI_CSIRO_Lferr_CH_V1, whole genome shotgun sequence genome window below encodes:
- the LOC132033863 gene encoding peroxidase 12-like encodes MVSPSLASCLLVVSTSLIFFVTEAQRPAIVNGLSWSFYQSSCPQLESIIRKGLEKQIKDDVGQAAGLLRLHFHDCFVQGCDSSVLLDGSAGGPSEQTANPNLTLRKKSFKIIDDLRKRIQAECGQVVSCSDITAIAARDSVVLTGGPNYDVPLGRKDGLNFATEQATIDNLVAPFANTTTVLDRLAAKGLDATDAVALSGAHTIGISHCTSFTDRLYPNQDSTMDNTFANNLKGSCPTADSNNTVNMDIRSPNVFDNKYYVDLMNRQGLFTSDQDLFTDKRTRDIVTSFAKDQKLFFDKFVIGMIKMGQLNVLTGGQGEIRNRCDRRNKDKKVDIATIVEELEETSSALC; translated from the exons ATGGTGTCTCCTAGTCTTGCAAGTTGTCTACTTGTTGTTTCTACTTCCTTGATCTTCTTTGTCACTGAAGCACAGAGGCCTGCTATAGTGAATGGTCTTTCATGGTCATTTTATCAGTCAAGTTGCCCTCAGCTTGAATCCATTATTAGGAAGGGGCTTGAAAAACAGATCAAAGATGACGTTGGCCAAGCTGCTGGTTTACTTCGCCTTCATTTCCACGATTGCTTTGTTCAg GGATGTGATAGTTCAGTGTTGCTGGATGGATCAGCAGGAGGGCCAAGTGAGCAGACTGCAAATCCTAATTTGACACTAAGAAAGAAGTCATTCAAGATCATTGATGATCTTAGGAAAAGGATCCAAGCTGAATGTGGCCAAGTTGTGTCTTGCTCTGATATTACTGCCATTGCTGCCAGGGACTCCGTTGTCTTG ACCGGTGGCCCCAACTATGATGTACCCTTAGGAAGAAAGGACGGACTAAACTTCGCAACAGAACAAGCAACCATAGACAACCTCGTCGCACCCTTTGCCAACACCACAACCGTCCTTGATCGCCTCGCAGCCAAAGGCCTTGACGCAACTGATGCTGTCGCGTTGTCTGGGGCGCACACCATCGGAATCAGCCACTGCACTTCCTTCACTGACCGACTCTACCCGAACCAAGACTCCACAATGGACAACACATTTGCCAACAACCTCAAAGGCAGTTGCCCCACAGCTGACTCGAACAACACGGTCAACATGGACATTCGGAGCCCTAACGTGTTCGACAACAAGTACTACGTTGATCTCATGAATAGGCAAGGGCTTTTTACTTCGGATCAAGATTTGTTCACAGATAAGAGGACTAGGGATATTGTCACGAGCTTTGCTAAGGACCAGAAACTTTTCTTTGATAAATTTGTGATTGGTATGATCAAGATGGGACAGTTGAATGTGTTGACCGGTGGACAAGGTGAGATTAGGAATAGGTGTGATAGGAGGAACAAGGATAAGAAGGTTGATATTGCTACTATTGTTGAAGAGTTGGAGGAAACCTCGTCTGCTTTGTGCTAA